From Pyrenophora tritici-repentis strain M4 chromosome 1, whole genome shotgun sequence, the proteins below share one genomic window:
- a CDS encoding UBN2 multi-domain protein: MAVEKEEWKIPQLTAENHDTWFRRNKVKLKGKKVFYVCEKNLVQHCQIAIAGELTEAMEELEIAEADKHTKIRVNIEKRDKYLEDEATAIDLLFRSLTEDDQALIDEYDTAFQFWAYLQKKYTQTDATTANIYMTRIQTFTFNPGNTIVGSWEKLKEYRRKLVAADADTNGAYKDSALLLVLIRSLPKEFKTTIDTLNAQLNLTVEQKLKFLEEKEVRDQQDADEKALPAFRKTEKYVPPYKRRNHKSSPLSSDSESGTKFMVQCFLCDGAHGVRDCPRRERARKLLKEYDAKKSSKPPIKTLKQRNSHKKTGKAYGAEEVNSESDELSETSDSEPEEIETCRLSKDIVGKASPSTWAADTGASSHMSDQPSLFRRMIKIKRRLVRVGGENYMQTGKEKLKWCVKTDRRHGCQKYCLYLTLESICYQGEEFAQQA, from the coding sequence atggctgtagagaaggaagaatggaagattccccaacttacagctgaaaaccacgatacttggttccgccgaaacaaggtcaagcttaaggggaagaaagtcttctatgtctgcgagaaaaaCCTGGTACAGCACTGCCAAATAGCAATAGCCGGTGAACTaacggaggctatggaagagttggaaattgctgaagcagacaagcatactaagatccgcgtcaacattgaaaaaagagacaagtacctagaagatgaagccactgcaatcgatctcttgtttcggtcgcttactgaagatgaccaagcccttattgacgaatacgacactgccttccagttctgggcctacctacaaaagaagtacacccaaactgacgccacaaccgccaacatttacatgaccagaattcaaacgttcacattCAATCCTGGGAACACAattgttggatcatgggaaaagctaaaggaataccgacgcaaactcgtagcagcagacgctgacaccaacggagcttacaaggactctgcactactactcgttcttattagatcactcccgaaagaatttaagactacgattgacaccttaaacgcccaacttaaccttacggttgaacagaaacttaagtttctggaagagaaggaggttcgagaccagcaagacgccgacgaaaaagctctcccagcattccggaagacggagaagtatgttccgccttacaagcgccgaaatcacaagagctcaccactatcgtctgactccgaatctggtaCTAAGTTTATggtccaatgcttcctttgtgacggagcccatggcgtacgagactgtccaagacgtgagagagctcgaaagctccttaaggaatacgacgctaagaaatcatctaagcCGCCTATTAAGACACTCAAGCAAAGGAATTCTCACAAAAagactggcaaagcatatggagccgaagaagtcaattcagagtcagatgaattatccgagacctcagactctgaacccgaggaaattgagacatgccgtctctcaaaagacattgtcggtaaggcctctccatctacttgggctgccgacactggcgcctcctcccacatgtctgaccaaccctcattgtttagacgaatgatcaagatcaagcgaagactagttcgggttggaggggagaattatatgcagactggaaaggagaagctcaagtggtgtgtaaagacggatcgtcgacatggttgtcagaagtactgcttgtacctaaccttggagtcaatttgttatcagggagaagaatttgcgcagcaggcctga